AACAGATTGTGGTAGTGTGGGTTAAATTGTGCAGTAATGTTACAAGTGTAAGTAATGTTACAAGTGAAAGTACAGGTTTCCAATGATGATTTCCAAATTTAAGACACTGGAAATTGTCTTCCCAACAGCACTGATCCTCATCATCACTCCAAAGTAGCCTACTGCAAGCAACAGCTGAGTTAACCtaaacatctattttttttggctttattaCCTAGCTAAATAATCTAAATAAACTAACCCTGCGGgttaatttattaaaatatcagtacagaaacattcagttttacagtaaagaaaaaaaaaaggtccagaaattaactttttatCCCATACTGTTGAGGAAGCATAGTTGTGCATTTAGAAATGGAACTATCCATTCATAGCTACTGTTACCTACATGTTTATGACCTCCAGCATACCCACCAGAGGGCTTATCACATAATCTGAATACCCTCTGTTTCATGCATTGAGTTTGGATAAGTTGAGTTTGACTTAAGTAGAGTTTAGTATCTAACTCACCCTTGTCCCACTGCCTCTGTTCATCAGTATTGATGGACCAGTCTTAGTTGTGGAGGGCCCTGGCCCCTCCCCCACCAGCCCCTCCCCCcagctggaggagatggagcCACGCCTCATGGAGCTGGAGCAGGACCCACCCAACTGGAGAGAGCTGGCCCCCTCTGACGCCCTGTCGAGCCTCAACAAGAAGGAAACCAAGAGGCAGGAGGTCATCAATGGTAAGAAGAGAATGGGAAATATTGGAGCATTAGGGAAAGTATTAGAGCAGTATGCAGTAAGACTCTGTTAAAGTTGCAACACATGACCACCTaaaaaaagttttgcattttgaaaaaggtGCGGTGATGTATGTCTTTACACCCCATCTCCTCCTATTCTCCCCTCTCAGAGTTGTTTACAACAGAGCATGCCCATGTTCGAATGCTGAGCGTCCTCCAGACGGTTTTCTCCAAGCctttggagagagaggagatcctGACCTCCACTGAGCTGGCCACCATCTTCCCCAGCCTGGACGAGATCATAGATATGCACTGTGAGTACCACAGCAAACAAGTTATTTGTAGTCTCTGTTTGCAACCTCCCACTGTGACATACCCACCATGAAGCTGCACTAAGCCACTTTGCGCTTTAGTGGTCCCAGGTGGTGGCAGGAAATAACTATTTGCATTGGTGACATTTTTGAAGAACTTCACTGACTATAAACCATGTGACATGACATCAATGAACTGTTTAGGTTTCTTTCAATGAGGAGCACACTTGTTCTTTAGGTGAAACATTTGTAATTTGCTTTAAGTcttaaatcaatatttttgcCAGTGACCATAcccaaaataatgaaattaattgGAGCAAATAGTGAGAATCTATAGGATCTCAATCAGTAggaatgggatttttttttatctagttTAACTTCTAGTGCATGAATTAGATTGATAAGATGCACAGTATTCACTTTATGTGAAGATCTTGTGGAGTGCTGCTTTAAATGTTAGTATAATGCTAATAAGAGTACctcactgtatttttaaaactaaACTCTGTATCTGTGTCCGGCTGTGAATTCAGATGCCTTCTATGAGAACCTGAAGAAACTACGCGTGGAAGACAATTTCATCGTCAAATCCATCAGCACCACGCTCCTCAACAGGGTGAGTCTGCCTAATCTTTCTTCTGTTCATCTCCTCATCCTTTTTCTCTACTTTCACTATCCATTGTTCATCCGTATCCGATCTCTGCTACTTTCAACAAGAGTCCAACTGTTACAGGGATTTTTGTCTGATGTAAAAATTGATATTCAATCTATCTGCCAGTGATTATTTACTTTTGTGCTGTCAGTGTAATTAAACATAATTTGATTTCACTGATGGAAAAAATGCTGATCAAAATTCATCTgtgaaaggaaaacacaccCTGTGCGCATAAACCAATCCTCTTAACCTACATAATTTGTCTTTGTGCCTGTTAGCACTACACATTTGCAATTTTaagccattttcatttgaagTCAAAGTCAACATAATTAACATTATGACTGCCCCAAAAatagttgaattttttttttatggacaaTCTAAAAATGCGTGTTTTGATTAGGAACACCTGACAAGGGGCTAAGTGTCCATCCTGCCACCAGAATGTTTTACCTTTCTTCCTCTATTTTTATGTATTCCAGCTCTTTTTCTGTCCCCTCATCTCTTTGTTCCTCTCATTCCTCTATGCTGTCAGCATGCTATTAGACTCTGGCTGTcactgtgagtgagtgtgtgtgtgtttgtctgtggtgtGTTCCAGTTTGATGGTCCAGAGGGAGAGTGGTTCCAGAAACTGACAGCCCGGTTCTGCAGTCACCAGTCGTGGGCCCTGGACCAGATCAAGAGCAGGCAGAAGAAAGAGCCACGCTTCAACGCCTTCATACAGGTGCTgtgaaccccccccccaacacacacacaaacatacacacgcacacacactcacatcccagacacgcactcacacagagacaaacaagctaaaaaaaaacaaacaaacttcaaggtaaaacagaaagacacacacgaATGCACTCACAGACCCTGGCACATGCACAGGCTCGTACATTCAttctgacttgtgtgtgtgtgtgtgtgtgtgtgtgtctattgaTCCTAGGAAGCGGAGAGTAAACCTCAGTGCCGCAGGCTGCAGCTGAAGGACATCATTCCTATAGAGATGCAGAGACTCACCAAGTACCCTCTGTTGCTGGAAAATATTGCCAAGagtacaggtgtgtgtctgtttgtgtgcatgtgcatgacagTCAATATCTGAACCTGCAAATTTGCAAAGTTTTAAGACCAGACACCAGGTGGCATTCTGTTATTCTGAACATTAAATCATTAAGATCCAATTTCTCATGCTTGCTTGTCTGTGAAAGGCGGAGGCAagaagcaaaaatgaaaattctgtcGGTGTGATTGCATTGGAAAGTAAATTACCAAGCTATTTTTCTTCAGTGACTGTTGCCAAATTGCTTACATTGTGTATCagaagtgtgtttctgtgatgatctgtgtgtgtgtgtgtgtgtgtgtgtgtgtgtgtctttagagaaaaataacaaattttcaggtcaaaattagggctgggtgatgtggacaaaatcaaatatcacagtatttttgGCCAAGTACCTCAAAATTGGTATTGTGACGATATTGTAAGGAATGGCTGTTTGTGCTTTCACAAATTATTTATGCAATGAGTTTTTTGATGCAcattcattattaatgtggAAACAATGACCAAACACATGGAGGCAAAAACATGACATCTAGAACAGACTACTAAgatcagaaaactgcatctttTTTCTGTACTGGAAAACTAGGAAAAGTCATGTATCACGATGTGGATACAGTACTGAAATATTGCCTGGCCCCAGTCAAAATACAGTtgatagcatcttttgtgtcaATATTTCAGTCCATTAGCCATATACTCTATGTACAGCACACTAATAATGAAAAACAGGTACAGCCTCTAAAAATAGAGCTAAAATTGcatcaaaaaagtaaacaaaggGGGTGTGCTTGCGTgtggtgattgtgtgtgtaaCAAGTCGACATTTTGGTCTGCAAAGCTTTCTCAAGACCTTTCAAGATACAGTGACAGCATTACATTCAGAGCAGCATTTGAACAGTCAAAGACCTCCCCGGTTACAAGTTTACAGTCATGATTTATCCCTTTTGGCTGAGCTCTGCTGTGATAACCTTATTTCTTcaactgtttgttttacatCACACCACAGAGAACCCAGCAGAGAAGGAAAGCATCCAGCAGAGTGCAGAATGCTGCAGAAAGATCCTCAACCATGTCAACGAAGAGGTCAAAGTGATGGAGAACCTattggtgaggaaaaaaaccaCAATCCatcactcaaagcgctttactcGCGTAGTGACTGAGCACCAGTCGGAGTCTAGTAAATTCATTTTGTGACCTCTGAGGGACTTGAGTGCCTCTACTGATTCGGGGTCCGGCTCTGCTGACCGCCCTCTGTCTGACCCtgtcatctctctttttctcttcccagACTCTGAAGGACTACCAGCGTAGGTTGGACACATCGGGGCTCAAACCCAGCAATGAGCTGTACACTGAATACAGGGTAAGGTTCCCTTGACCAGGCTGACTGATGATttgtttatagaaaacaaatgaagattaaaacataaattcatCTCTGCTGCGTGTTGTCCTGAGAAATGTCTTGATAAAGGTTTTGTTCCACATTGTTGACAAGCAATAAAAGACATAGCAGATGTGAATTTTGTACGCTGGAAtcattggtttttttttttgtttgtttttttttggggttgttttttaaatctgtaattTGAATGGATTTGGATCTTTCTTAGCACTAGTTTTGAGTTTTATCTCTTAAATGCATTCATAGCCATTTcattagtctctctctctctgtctcagaacATCGACCTGACCCAGAGGAAAATGATTTATGAAGGCCCACTGACTTGGAAAGTCACCAAAGAGAAAGCTATCGGTAACTataagtttgtgtgtgcattatgtgtgcAAACTGTACGTGATAATCTGTGTACTGCTTGTTCAGCGATGCTACAGAAGCCATGTGTCTATCCATCTGGCAAGacaattttacacacattttgtgtGAAGTGTTATTCAAATTAGGTGCGATTCCAATCAGCTGGGTTGAACTGACTAATTAGACTCCCTGAGTGtcaaaaaatcaaatctatGAGAAAAATGCATAGTATTATTATTGAGTGCCAGTTAATGTTGGCCATATTCCATGCTTTCATCCTCTCATCATGCACAAGAGCAACAGCAGGAATGACATTTCTGATAAATATTTTACATGTAATATTTCAGAATGTCCAGTGCCACATTTCAGCTGTGGTGTAATGAAACCGAACCATCTGTCAGATTGATCGTGCCAAACCTATTTCATTGTTTatcaaacaaaatgcatttccatcACCATTTTtctcatagttttttttttaaccaaaagaATCCACTGCAAGCAagtataaaacattttttgaaatacTGAAGGCATTTTACTGAATTTTGCCATGTCCACTTAGGTTTATGAATTCAGGACATCAtaatcagccaaaaaaaaaaaaaaaaaaatcggatgGAAACTCAGCTATAATGACGCCAACAGTGACTGAGATCAAAGTGGCCACTTGACTTCctcattttatattcaaaacATAACccttctctctatctgtctctctctctctcttgctctatcTCCCCTCTGCAATCTCTCCACCGCTTTGTCTCACCCCCTCTGCTCCCTTTATCTCAGAGGTGCAGTGTGTTTTGCTCGGGGACCTGCTGGTGCTCCTGCAGAGGCAAGACGACAAGATGGTTCTCAAGTGTCAGAGCAAGAGCAACCTCGTCGTGCAGGAGGGCAAGCAGATGCTGAGCCCCATTATCAAACTGGACTCAGTCTTCTTACGTGAGGTGGCCACAGGTCAGCCGCAGATCTAGGCACAAAGGCACTGACACACCAGCGCACAGTACAATTCAAACCATCCAactcctgtttttctgttttctgacagATCGGAAGGCCTTCTATGTGATCTTCACCTGGGACAGCGGTGCTCAGATCTATGAACTGGTGGCTCAGTCTGTTGGAGAGAGGAAGACGTGAGTGTGGGATGAGAAAGGctaattatgttttgtttttcagtaggtttaaatggatgaattgtaattaggtatgtgtgtgtctgtctctatgtgtgtgtgtgtagatggacTGAGGTGATAAAGACAGCAGTAGATGATTTGAAGCGAAGTGGAGCTCCCATGAAGTTGGTGCTGCCTCCTGGGGGTGGAGGAGCCCCGTTCAGTCCCTCAgcgtaagtgtgtgtttgtgtgtcctttTAATTCATTGCTTGCTAAATCTTACTCATTTCAAAATATCtaattctctctcctcttttctttctcataGGCTGAATCCCCCTTTGAGTCCCACGGAAAATGGAGGATTGAAAAGCAGTAGTGGTGAGAGCACCATGTTTTATCAGCTGAGCACTACTCGGTATAAGTAGAGCAAATTTGTTATTGTTCCCTGTCTAAAGGCTTGAGCCACAGTTAAGCCTTTTGTCTATCCGCAGATCGAGATAAGGACAGCCTAACGGATGACAAGTCCACAGACCCCCGGCACTCTCTGATTGATTTCCTGTCAGACAAAGGTTTCGACCTGATAGGCCACTCTAACTGCGATCAGGAGAAAGTAGCCAATAATGCACTGGATGAAGGTGAATTGGGATTTTCCCTGCGCTCCCACATACTTCCCTCCTTCCTTGCTCatcttttctgtcatttgttgtgaagctttttcttttcctgtcttaCAAAACCACACAATCTGAGCCTGTCCTCTCTCTTAGTCAAGTCGCTGAAAAGGCTGCTGGTTGGCAGCATCAGCCTATCAGAAGACTTGCTGCCAGATGAGGAGAACGGAGGGGAGCGAGCAGAAAGGCCGGGCCAAGACACGGATAGCTGTCAgtcaacaggtgtgtgtgtgtttagtttgtCGGCAGGTACTGTATTTTAAACAAACCAACTGATTGACACATGATATATCTCAATTCTGCCTGTCTATCCACAGAGGAAAGTCAGGCCACAGATGGAGGAGTGGAAGGAGAGGATAACGGAGACGGAATAAACGGGGGAGGGTCaaaaggagaggatgagaggggCATCAGCGCTCCCTTGCGGTTGTCCcaagagaggatggaggaggtgtATAGGAGACTCCAAAATCTGCAGGAATACCTGAAGAGACTACAGGTGAggggggaaaggagagaaggggaaTATTGAGAGAAAGCATGAGGGAGCAAGCATGgtggagacaaaataaagacGAGAGACATAACATAAGACGAGAGCTGAGTGGAAAGAGACGCAGAGGTGGGCATCAAGGGTTTCACCAAGGATGATTTAAGTAAGGAGGGAGCCAGGGTATACTTTGGACAGATGGGGCCAAAATGGCACAAAAGAGAAACTAGAGAACAGAAAACCACTTAACCACTGCTGTTACTGCCTGGCTGAAAATTGCCTTGTGAAATTGGACTTCTCTGAAAATGGCTATTATGTCCACTGCTTGCAATGGGATATGTCAGAGAAGCAgtgagggagacggagagaggatGTTAAGAGGAGGTAGTCcagttgtgtgtgagagtgtgtgtgtgtgcgtgtgtgcgtgcgtgcctgtACTAGCTTCCTAAGGTGATATTGATCTGTGTGTTGCAGACTGTTGAGGAGGAGCACCACAGGCTGCAGGAGGCCCTTTCCAAGTTTTCGCTGGAGGGGGGCAACTTCTAGTGAGACACTAGCACGCCACCTGCTGGCCACTAGGTGAGACACCTTAACTAGCGATGTAAAGGTACCCAATGTAGTTCTTCTTGTAAacatattctgttttgtttacaggTGGACATTCAGAATTTCTCACCAAAGAAATTTCTCACATCCTTGAGGCctaataaatatgttgaatgcATTTCCAACCTCAAAAGATCTTTTTAAAGCTTGaattttgaacattttgccTTGAGTGCGTTCTCGTGGCAAAATATTATATAACATATAAATATCATATAAAACATGTAGTGCAAACAATATGGGGGGAGTTTTCCTAGTTTGCTCTGTAGTGACATTTGTGGTCCCAAATTAGATTGGGTAGCTTTAAAATGATCATTATATTCTGAGACTGGATACTGATTAGTATTTACCCATCAGCTGCCAGTGCCAAGCTGCTGAACTAAAACTAATCATCACTAATTGTTGCGATCTTACTTAAATAAGGTCGTAACAGTTAGTCTAGGGGAATACAGGGAGTAACATATCAAGTTTACGCAAACCCTTTGCAAAAACTGAACCAAATGCCAAGAAAAGGCTGGTGAAGTGTAACAAtgaataacatttatttacagaaaTAATTAACAGAGCTCATCCATCTAAAATTGCAGAAATGGAATCAAATAAGGTAACAGGGCCTCTAAGGCCAAAATAGTAAAGAAACCCACACTAACTTGAAAATAAGAAGTATTTGTCTACAAAATCAACCAGAGAGACTGTACTAAGCACCCTAACTAACAACAATGTGGGAGAAAAGAGGGTGCAAAATAAATGATAGAGAACCCCTACAAGTCTTCCTTAAAGCTACTAAGACTAGTTGAACAAGGCTCTTCTACCAAAGGACAGACCTgaaacactgagagagaggCGACTCTCTTCCAAGAGGAGGCCAGAGGAAAGTCAGTGGACACAAAACTAATCATTAATCAAACGAAACTAATACAGTCCTTACCCACAGTCCATTAGTTAGTATCTACAATACACAAGTGCCCGTCTTTAAAAAGGTTCTCATTAATCAATCAAAGACTGAAGCTACCCTAAGATATTTCCAAATGTATGCTATCAGTAATTTTCTgaaaacagttgttttttttccatgaaactACTCTGCAGTTATtccaaaataattttgtttgtttgtttttttctttctttctttttacattATTACAGGGGCTAGATTGGAGTGCAAGAGTGACTTTCAGAGGATTGCCTGGAAATCCCTCAACACTTGTATTGTGCCTGGACCCTTGTTGAGTCACAGTTGGTTGTAGCCAACCAGGACATTTCTGCAAGGCAGAGGGGGCTGGCTTCGTGCTCAGTGCAGTGGTTCAGTGATGGAACATGCGAGGAACATGcaagatgtgtgtatgtgtatgtgtgtgtgtttgtgtgcatgtccgGTAGAGAGGTAGACAAAGAAGTAATGAGAGCAATCCCGCACTTGTGTGGGAGGTGGTTTTTTGCAAACAGGTGCCAAAAAATGGAGCAATATTTTGCTGTGAGAGAGGCTTCCTAACAAAATGTGGTGATTTTAATCTGCTGt
The Myripristis murdjan chromosome 16, fMyrMur1.1, whole genome shotgun sequence DNA segment above includes these coding regions:
- the arhgef1 gene encoding rho guanine nucleotide exchange factor 1 isoform X2; its protein translation is MDSEDAHSGRGVFGAHCSNPAMSIIGAEDEDFENDLNDVVDDQCTTFNSIEQLKTRPTHLLVFLQHVILQFDCAPLLCYLHADLFRTLSTKETKKLFVEFYTNFLDKGAILRVQVPPHITYELDRTRPDLLSEDLQKRYAHEVQFLQASEVAKQLEDFRQKRMMGMTPNEAELMDVESHYPTDRIPTEMKEKSVAENLLDKMAETQQTIVSDEEKCQSIFSAVAFYMKHLGVKTRAVDSKKSRGGFFRRPLGKAKKEESTKTKPRGGFPSIHTWIGGSAEVKPKTEAEAEKEKVNQERKSSGPASSRISQPDPAAPSFPSRKSVSGGGSASVPGSDASEGVGINISAANSPESLHSDGVPSSRSDPPPLLEGGEASPTGLGAGLSVGEPLSPNDTPTEENVEKERRKTSRKVARSESARVDRHSSRRRASSRAKQSRSRSDVDLQPPSTTTTTPTPLSPQHPHFIDGPVLVVEGPGPSPTSPSPQLEEMEPRLMELEQDPPNWRELAPSDALSSLNKKETKRQEVINELFTTEHAHVRMLSVLQTVFSKPLEREEILTSTELATIFPSLDEIIDMHYAFYENLKKLRVEDNFIVKSISTTLLNRFDGPEGEWFQKLTARFCSHQSWALDQIKSRQKKEPRFNAFIQEAESKPQCRRLQLKDIIPIEMQRLTKYPLLLENIAKSTENPAEKESIQQSAECCRKILNHVNEEVKVMENLLTLKDYQRRLDTSGLKPSNELYTEYRNIDLTQRKMIYEGPLTWKVTKEKAIEVQCVLLGDLLVLLQRQDDKMVLKCQSKSNLVVQEGKQMLSPIIKLDSVFLREVATDRKAFYVIFTWDSGAQIYELVAQSVGERKTWTEVIKTAVDDLKRSGAPMKLVLPPGGGGAPFSPSALNPPLSPTENGGLKSSSDRDKDSLTDDKSTDPRHSLIDFLSDKGFDLIGHSNCDQEKVANNALDEVKSLKRLLVGSISLSEDLLPDEENGGERAERPGQDTDSCQSTEESQATDGGVEGEDNGDGINGGGSKGEDERGISAPLRLSQERMEEVYRRLQNLQEYLKRLQTVEEEHHRLQEALSKFSLEGGNF